The DNA segment CATACCCAAAGTGGAGAAGATGAAATCAAAGACTGAGCTCATTGCGGTGCCTGAAATCACACTGGAGGAGGTTGCCCAACATGACAGCTTCGATGATTGCTGGATTGTCATCTACGATCGCGTCTACGATGTCACACAGTTCCTGCGCGAGCATCCGGGTGGCGATGACGTCATCATGGATCATGCTGGACGTGATGCCACGATCGCCTTCCATGGCACTGGGCACTCTCGACATGCTGTCGAAATGATGCGCCATTATCTGATAGGACAATTGCCGGACATGCAATGCATCTTTAGATCTGGCCAGAACAAGGTTCTCTCCTCGGGCATACCAGATTGATTGATCAGCTGTTGTGGCTGTAAACATTTCCTCGCCGCCGTCCGATctatgtgttttttgttttgattccTATTTATTTAGCGTATAGTTGACTTAAGCTTTCGTATTTGTAATCTGTGTGTACTGTCTGTTTTTCATGAGCCCTTTTCATGCTCAGTTAACATCAGTTCGATTACCTCTCTATATATACTACAGAGCTTTCGTATAGTCGCCATTATTCACTTAGCTTGTAGATAACCCAGCTTTTGTACTTAAGTGCTATTGCTCCGAAATTAAATGTCTATTATATGAATGCATCAGCAAtatttctt comes from the Drosophila sulfurigaster albostrigata strain 15112-1811.04 chromosome 2L, ASM2355843v2, whole genome shotgun sequence genome and includes:
- the LOC133850033 gene encoding uncharacterized protein LOC133850033, translated to MTSALTNLLQSLRIGPLSSTSKSNPNDVLIIPKVEKMKSKTELIAVPEITLEEVAQHDSFDDCWIVIYDRVYDVTQFLREHPGGDDVIMDHAGRDATIAFHGTGHSRHAVEMMRHYLIGQLPDMQCIFRSGQNKVLSSGIPD